A single region of the Deltaproteobacteria bacterium genome encodes:
- a CDS encoding CPBP family intramembrane metalloprotease, with amino-acid sequence MKTIFQVIALLFYSFFTYFFWIERTHERAAIIICVLGVLCFFHAQFRLGLNLAVIVAITHFLSWICSQSTYLQWPLDFYIMAAAGFLYLKFFDRKNSISLGWKVPFTKSQILSILIINIPSVAVLLWYFMENKEVAKQWPIPELPIWAMPILVFLMAAVNGLREEVYFRGLLQSQTNKDFSPWFTILFQAILFGGLHFSGAFPQGWIGVFLTALWGGAIAIQFQIFRSIKLAWLTHSIADAIMFTTILVAR; translated from the coding sequence ATGAAGACAATTTTTCAAGTCATAGCTTTACTTTTCTACAGCTTTTTTACGTATTTTTTTTGGATCGAGCGAACGCATGAGCGGGCGGCAATTATAATCTGCGTCCTTGGTGTGCTCTGCTTTTTTCATGCACAGTTTCGTCTTGGGCTTAATTTGGCTGTGATTGTTGCAATTACCCATTTCCTCAGCTGGATTTGCTCCCAATCAACGTATTTACAGTGGCCACTTGATTTTTATATAATGGCAGCCGCTGGATTCCTGTATCTAAAGTTTTTCGATCGGAAAAATAGTATCTCTCTTGGTTGGAAGGTTCCATTTACAAAATCTCAGATTCTATCAATTTTGATAATAAATATTCCATCAGTTGCCGTTCTTCTTTGGTACTTTATGGAAAACAAAGAGGTGGCTAAGCAGTGGCCAATTCCAGAGCTTCCAATTTGGGCAATGCCTATTTTAGTATTCTTGATGGCAGCAGTAAATGGACTTAGAGAAGAAGTATATTTCCGTGGTCTGCTGCAATCGCAGACAAATAAAGATTTTTCGCCTTGGTTTACTATACTTTTCCAGGCGATACTTTTTGGTGGTCTTCATTTTAGCGGCGCATTCCCACAAGGATGGATTGGAGTTTTTCTTACGGCGCTGTGGGGCGGGGCTATTGCGATACAATTTCAGATATTTAGATCAATAAAATTGGCCTGGCTAACCCATTCAATAGCTGATGCCATCATGTTTACTACTATTCTTGTGGCTCGCTAA
- a CDS encoding sigma-70 family RNA polymerase sigma factor has protein sequence MRAFYEKGLSIDEVADRFGLPYSTVRRQLLRQKATLRTRKSVSFSINQRQSFKNSAAPPYGLGNGTIRI, from the coding sequence TTGCGGGCTTTTTATGAAAAAGGACTTTCGATAGATGAAGTTGCTGATCGATTTGGGTTACCCTATTCCACCGTGCGACGACAGCTCCTCCGTCAAAAAGCGACGCTCAGAACAAGAAAGTCCGTCAGTTTTTCTATAAATCAACGGCAATCTTTTAAGAATTCAGCGGCTCCACCGTATGGCTTGGGAAATGGCACAATCCGAATTTGA
- a CDS encoding type IV toxin-antitoxin system AbiEi family antitoxin domain-containing protein, with amino-acid sequence MNKQFRKLLKNRASFTSKEAKTFGISASQLAYYVNIGILERISRGLYRNPRNDLQVPTPWEDLVATVKSIPKGVICLVSALNIYEMTDEFSREHWIAVPNNVWPKKRNHTKIMRLSNMSLGKIKIKLGKESVWIFDQERTVIDSFRFLSRELAIKALKIYLQKTPTHNPNFKKLSRYSEKLRYDISPYTEAITT; translated from the coding sequence ATGAACAAGCAATTTAGAAAACTACTTAAAAATCGAGCTTCCTTTACCTCAAAAGAAGCAAAAACTTTTGGAATAAGCGCTAGTCAGCTTGCCTACTATGTCAACATTGGAATTCTGGAGCGCATTTCACGGGGGCTCTATAGAAATCCCCGAAATGATCTGCAAGTGCCTACTCCCTGGGAAGACCTAGTTGCTACAGTCAAAAGTATTCCAAAGGGCGTGATTTGTCTGGTATCAGCCCTAAATATTTATGAAATGACGGATGAGTTTTCAAGGGAACATTGGATTGCAGTTCCCAACAACGTTTGGCCAAAAAAAAGAAACCATACAAAAATTATGAGACTAAGCAATATGTCGCTGGGAAAAATAAAAATCAAGCTTGGCAAGGAAAGTGTGTGGATTTTTGATCAAGAAAGAACCGTCATTGATTCCTTCCGTTTTCTATCTAGGGAACTAGCCATCAAAGCCCTAAAAATTTATTTGCAAAAGACACCGACTCATAACCCGAATTTTAAAAAACTATCTCGCTATTCAGAAAAGCTGCGATATGATATATCCCCCTATACTGAGGCTATCACCACATGA
- a CDS encoding nucleotidyl transferase AbiEii/AbiGii toxin family protein, with amino-acid sequence MTKSIERSVKDRVKQIAQAQNKPFAVIWQSVILERWLVRLYNSKHRDTFIFKGGMCLDQYLSIHRETKDLDFLAKGLSSNLENVSKIVDEINQFDANDGIKFSSAKVNSLNHPHMNYPGFEISMRAELGQTRTPVRIDIGIGDIVKPENITIQLCENKGSPLFEKEIQLWAYPVETIFAEKLETAVKRDALNSRMKDYHDLILLIQSELLDTRKTLTAVKQTFKNRKTDLKQIGPFSKSQMDRLENLWTIHHKKSNFLKDVSISASFKEVLDTVNDYLSKRI; translated from the coding sequence ATGACAAAATCAATTGAAAGATCCGTTAAAGACCGAGTAAAACAAATTGCTCAAGCACAAAATAAACCCTTTGCCGTTATCTGGCAGAGTGTGATTTTAGAACGCTGGCTAGTTCGGCTGTATAATTCCAAACACCGGGATACTTTTATTTTCAAAGGAGGAATGTGTTTAGATCAATATTTATCCATTCACCGTGAAACTAAGGATTTAGATTTTTTAGCCAAAGGACTTTCCTCAAATCTTGAAAACGTTTCCAAAATTGTTGATGAAATTAATCAATTCGACGCTAATGACGGAATAAAATTTTCATCGGCAAAAGTAAATAGTTTGAACCATCCACATATGAACTATCCCGGATTTGAAATCTCAATGAGAGCCGAACTTGGGCAAACAAGAACTCCGGTAAGAATTGATATCGGCATCGGGGATATAGTAAAACCAGAAAACATCACAATCCAACTTTGTGAAAACAAAGGAAGTCCTCTTTTTGAAAAAGAAATCCAACTTTGGGCTTATCCCGTAGAAACCATTTTTGCTGAAAAACTTGAAACCGCCGTTAAACGGGATGCCTTAAATTCAAGAATGAAAGACTACCATGATTTGATTTTACTGATTCAATCAGAATTGCTGGACACAAGAAAAACTTTGACCGCTGTAAAGCAAACTTTTAAAAACAGAAAAACCGATCTTAAACAAATAGGTCCATTTTCCAAATCACAAATGGACCGCCTTGAAAATTTATGGACCATACACCATAAAAAATCTAATTTCTTAAAAGATGTTTCTATTTCTGCATCATTTAAAGAAGTCTTAGATACCGTCAACGACTATTTATCTAAACGTATTTAA
- a CDS encoding tail fiber domain-containing protein, translating into MSWSMKTLFFLFTFFLATTSFANNPGVSYQGRIFKPDGNPLEGTTVQFRMQVRSPGSENCLLYEEVQTLNMAGSSGVFALTLNDGTGTRLDTATYQVDRIFANRETMTLDTTRCASGTTYAPNSSDGRKLVVYFKDETMAAYEAMPLMNLNYVPQAMYALEAQKVDKFAVSNILRAVDVSGNPVAAPALNPTQLTNLNTLLATPAANYVQTTSNGSVALPVVAGNPSSGLAAGQIWYDSGSNVMKYYDGAVKTFGTSGGGLSSVGLTLPAMFSVTNSPLTANGSITATLANQTANTVFAGPASGGPAAPTFRALASTDLPITGATGTFVNGGNSFGVAGNIGTNDAFDLNLKTNNTTKMTILSNGNVGIGTATPTSALDVGNGQVKAGSFSSGPIGLTVNGVGQNNTFLRGISSTTDTTVLIGSASGGVGGYINLWDATITQTVRLAGSGDSYLNGGNVGIGTTTPSSALEVSGDITVSKNVGGRSLNIANTNVDGENATSFYINGAHANGATAAQGGGIHISSGTGKLTGNGGTLDLSAGTSGNGGAGGPVNLLGGTASGDSSSTGGAVNIQGGLGKTTGGAVNILGGFTNTAGSSSPAGNVNITGGLAIAGNNNGGSIFLNGGPKSGTGSVGNIIMGNIGGNVGIGTTTPSAALQIGGSGRILVPSGDSSSPSFSFTGSTNTGLNLDSPNVMSFVAGGSAAQIFLNASTTPASLNGSDSGTFRLSLTPTNSNPAYSFKDDNNTGLQNPAADTISIVTGGTERARIDSSGNVGIGTTGPSTKLHVLGSLGATIATFADGGATTCTVTPASTGFACSSDERLKKNIETFSDAASLENILQLRTVTYDWRSVDNGRHTGFIAQELEKIAPEFVRTGEDGFKQVNYTGLVPWITGAIKAFYAEFKALSVEVKTSDENKSREIASVKSEANSRADKLEAQNSAIKQENAELRSRLDQQEKELAAIKNKLGL; encoded by the coding sequence ATGAGCTGGTCAATGAAAACCCTTTTCTTTTTATTTACGTTTTTTTTAGCGACAACTAGTTTTGCCAACAACCCTGGCGTGTCTTACCAAGGACGCATTTTTAAACCTGATGGAAATCCTCTTGAAGGAACAACAGTTCAATTTCGCATGCAGGTACGCTCGCCTGGTTCAGAAAACTGTCTGCTTTATGAAGAAGTTCAAACTTTAAATATGGCTGGCTCTTCCGGAGTTTTTGCCCTCACTCTAAATGATGGCACTGGTACAAGACTAGATACAGCGACTTATCAAGTAGACCGCATTTTTGCTAATCGTGAAACGATGACCTTGGATACCACTCGCTGTGCATCGGGCACTACTTACGCACCCAACTCTTCTGATGGGCGTAAACTGGTAGTGTATTTTAAAGATGAAACCATGGCCGCCTATGAGGCGATGCCGCTGATGAATTTAAATTATGTACCACAAGCGATGTATGCCCTCGAAGCACAGAAAGTAGATAAATTTGCGGTGAGCAATATTTTGCGCGCGGTGGATGTTAGTGGCAATCCGGTGGCTGCTCCGGCGCTGAATCCGACTCAGTTAACAAATCTAAATACTCTGCTTGCGACTCCGGCAGCGAATTATGTGCAGACTACCAGTAATGGCAGTGTTGCGCTTCCGGTTGTTGCGGGAAATCCATCCAGCGGTCTTGCTGCTGGGCAAATCTGGTATGACTCTGGATCTAACGTGATGAAATATTACGATGGTGCTGTGAAAACTTTTGGTACTAGTGGCGGTGGTCTTTCCAGTGTGGGGTTGACGCTTCCGGCGATGTTCAGTGTTACTAACTCACCACTGACTGCTAATGGCAGCATCACGGCTACCCTTGCTAATCAGACAGCTAATACTGTTTTCGCAGGACCTGCCTCTGGCGGCCCTGCAGCTCCGACATTTCGTGCACTAGCTTCTACGGATTTACCGATCACTGGCGCTACGGGGACTTTTGTTAATGGCGGTAACAGCTTTGGTGTCGCGGGGAACATCGGTACCAACGATGCATTTGATTTGAACTTGAAAACTAACAATACTACTAAGATGACGATTCTTTCTAATGGGAATGTAGGGATTGGTACGGCGACTCCAACTTCTGCGCTAGATGTGGGAAATGGACAAGTTAAAGCAGGATCTTTCTCCTCTGGCCCAATAGGTCTAACTGTAAATGGCGTTGGACAAAATAATACTTTTCTTAGAGGAATCTCTTCAACCACTGATACGACAGTGCTGATTGGTTCAGCCTCGGGAGGAGTGGGAGGTTACATCAATCTTTGGGATGCGACGATAACACAAACAGTTCGTTTAGCTGGCAGTGGCGATTCTTACTTAAATGGTGGCAACGTCGGGATAGGAACAACGACGCCTTCGAGTGCATTGGAAGTCAGCGGCGATATCACGGTTTCGAAAAATGTTGGTGGTCGAAGTCTGAATATTGCCAACACGAATGTCGACGGCGAAAATGCTACGTCGTTCTACATAAATGGAGCTCATGCAAATGGTGCAACCGCAGCTCAGGGAGGCGGCATTCATATATCTTCAGGTACAGGCAAGCTCACTGGCAACGGCGGCACGCTCGATTTGTCTGCAGGCACTAGCGGCAACGGTGGCGCAGGTGGTCCTGTGAATCTCCTGGGGGGAACCGCTTCGGGTGATTCATCATCGACGGGTGGAGCTGTAAATATACAAGGTGGCTTGGGCAAAACCACCGGAGGTGCGGTGAATATCCTGGGTGGATTCACGAACACCGCCGGATCAAGCAGCCCTGCTGGCAATGTCAACATTACTGGAGGTCTAGCCATTGCTGGAAACAATAATGGTGGCAGCATATTTCTGAATGGCGGCCCAAAATCTGGAACAGGATCCGTTGGAAATATCATAATGGGAAATATAGGTGGCAACGTGGGTATTGGCACGACAACCCCCTCCGCAGCACTTCAGATCGGTGGCAGTGGACGAATATTAGTTCCTAGTGGAGATTCCTCTTCGCCATCCTTTTCTTTTACCGGATCAACAAACACTGGATTGAATTTAGACTCTCCGAATGTCATGAGCTTTGTCGCTGGCGGTTCGGCAGCGCAGATTTTCTTAAATGCATCAACGACTCCAGCCAGCCTGAACGGTTCAGATTCTGGAACTTTTCGTTTGTCATTGACCCCAACGAACTCCAATCCCGCTTATTCCTTTAAAGATGACAACAACACAGGCCTGCAGAATCCGGCAGCTGATACGATCTCGATAGTTACTGGTGGTACAGAACGAGCCCGAATTGATTCCTCTGGCAATGTCGGTATAGGAACTACAGGCCCTTCTACGAAGCTTCATGTTCTTGGCTCTTTAGGTGCCACAATAGCTACTTTTGCTGATGGTGGAGCTACAACTTGCACAGTCACCCCAGCATCAACGGGCTTTGCTTGCTCGTCTGATGAAAGGCTCAAAAAGAACATCGAAACTTTTTCAGATGCCGCTTCTTTAGAAAACATTTTGCAACTTAGAACTGTGACTTATGATTGGAGAAGTGTGGATAATGGACGTCACACGGGATTCATTGCTCAAGAGCTTGAGAAAATCGCTCCAGAATTCGTTAGAACGGGCGAGGATGGCTTTAAGCAAGTAAACTATACTGGGCTGGTGCCTTGGATTACGGGGGCTATAAAAGCGTTTTACGCGGAATTTAAAGCACTCAGTGTTGAGGTAAAAACTTCAGACGAAAACAAATCACGGGAAATTGCTTCCGTAAAATCTGAAGCAAATTCCAGGGCTGATAAACTTGAGGCACAGAACTCAGCGATCAAGCAAGAAAACGCTGAACTTAGGTCG